The DNA segment CACAAGCTGCGTGTGCAGCAAAAACTAACCGCCTGCATTACCGTAAAGATACGGTACAGCAATTTTGACACGGAAAGCAAGCAAAAGCGTATCCCTTATACCTCAAGTGACCATATTCTGATAAAGGAAGCCTTGCTCCAATTTGACCAACTGTACCAACGCCGTATGCTGATACGCTTAATTGGGGTAAGGGTATCGCATTTGGTTCACGGCACAGAGCAGTTGGATATGTTTGAAGACCGTATAGAGTTGCACAGCCTTTACCAAGCCCTTGATAAGATAAAATTGCGCTACGGTGAAGAGAAAATAACCCGTGCGTCGGGGTTGAATACCCATCGGCAATAACACAAAACAACAAATCAGCCCCTTACTGCCATTTGCCGCCCTGCCGGTGGCAAATGTGATACCCGCCCCCGCTGTTTAGGACTTAGAAAGGAAAGAAAGGACACAATACCATGTACATTAACTGCCATAGCACATACAGTCTTTGTTACGGCACATTACCCATCAAAGAGTTAGTTGCTCATGCTGCACAATTTGGCATCCGAGTATTGGCACTCACGGATATTAACTGCTCCACAGGGGTGTTTGAGTTTGTGCAACAATGCAATTCCTGCGGTATCACCCCCATTATAGGGATAGAATTTAGGAGCAACAACACGTTGTTGTTTGTCGGGCTGGCTAAAAACAAAGAGGGGTTTAGGGAACTAAACACTTTTTTGACCGACCACAACCTGAATAAAACCCCTTTACCCGCACAAGCCCCCGAATTTAAGCACGCAACGGTAGTATATCCTACCCACAACCTGCCCCCTGAAGGGACTTTGTTGCGGGATAACGAATACGTAGGCATCCGCCCTTCGGAACTCACCAAACACCAATTAAAACTGCAACGGGGCGAATTAAAGAAAGCAGTGGTGTTACAACCTGTTACCTACTTAAACCTAACAGGCAGGGAACTGCACAAACGCCTACGGGCAATAGACAACAACGTGTTGTTGACAATGCTGAATAAAGAAATGGGAGTGGCTGAGGATGAATACCTGATAGAACCCGACCGCATTGTAAGGCGTTTCAGTGCCTACCCTGAAATTATCCTAAACACACAGCGGTTAATGGAAAGTTGTCAGTTTACAACGGACTTTGACACCATCAAAAACAAGCGGCTGTTTACCACCAGCATTTACGACGATAGGCAGCTTTTGCGCAAGTTGGCAATGGACGGCGTAGTGCAGCGTTACGGGAAAGGCAACCGCGAAGCCCACAAACGGGCACTGCATGAATTGGAGGTAATTGAGAACTTGGGATTTGAAGCCTACTTTTTAATTACGTGGGATATTATCCGCTATTCCATGTCAAGGGGTTTCTTTCACGTGGGCAGAGGCAGCGGAGCAAACAGTATTGTAGCGTATTGCTTGCGCATCACAGACGTTGACCCCATTGGATTGGATTTGTACTTTGAACGCTTTTTAAACCCCAAACGTACCAGCCCCCCCGATTTTGATATTGATTATTCGTGGAAAGACAGGGACGATGTACACGAATACATCTTTAAACGTTACGGCAGGGAGCATACCGCCTTATTAGGGGCTATCAGCACCTTTCAGCGCAGGGGAGCGATTAGGGAATTGGGAAAAGTGTATGGGTTGCCAAAGAATGATATGGACGAAATGGCGGCCAACAAACGGTTTGACTTTAACAGGGATACCGTTACCCAAGAAATAGCCTTGTATGCCCGAATGTTAAACGGGTTTCCGAACCACCGCACCATACACGCAGGCGGGGTATTGATTAGTGAAGAACCTATCAGCTATTACACCGCCCTTGATTTGCCGCCCAAGGGGCTGCCCACCGCCCAATGGGATATGTACGAAGCTGAACGTATCCGCATGGACAAACTCGATATTTTAAGCCAACGGGGTTTAGGGCATATCAAAGACGCTACCGACCTTGTGCAGCAAAACAGGGGTAAAAAGATAGATATTCACGAGGTAGCCCCCATAATGAACGACCCCAATGTGAAAGCACAGCTAAAATCGGGGGACAGTATTGGCTGCTTCTACATCGAAAGTCCTGCTATGCGGGGGTTGTTAAACAAATTGCATTGTGATAATTACCTCACCTTGGTGGCTGCAAGTTCCATTATCCGCCCCGGAGTGGCTTCATCGGGAATGATGGGGGAATACATCAAGCGGTTTCATCACCCTGAGTCGGTGCAATACTTACATCCCGTAATGGAGGAGCAACTGAAAGAGACTTACGGGGTAATGGTATATCAAGAGGACGTTATCAAAGTATGCCACCACTTTGCAGGATTGGACTTGGCCGATTCTGATGTTTTGAGGCGGGCAATGAGCGGAAAGTACCGTTCAAAGATTGAGTTTGATAAATTGGTAGCAAAGTTCTTTTCTAATTGCAGGGAAAAGGGGTATTCTGAAGAACTAACCAAAGAGGTGTGGCGGCAAATTGAAAGTTTTGCGGGGTATTCATTCAGCAAGGCACACAGTGCCTCTTATGCCGTGGAGAGCTTTCAGAGTTTGTACCTGAAAACCTACCACCCCAAAGAGTTTTATATCGCTGTAATTAACAATTTCGGAGGGTTTTACAGTACGTGGGTATATGTACACGAAGCCATAAAAGCAGGGGTAACGGTGCACCTGCCTTGTGTGAACAACAGCGATTGGTTAACCAACCTGAATGGCGACGATGCGTATTTGGGGTTTATCCATCTCAAAGGGTTGGAGCAAGGAGTGGCCGAGCGGATAATCACCGATAGGTTTTACAACGGGCTATACAGGGATTTTGAGGACTTTGCCACCCGAACCAAAGCCCCCCTTGAGCAATTATTGCTGTTAATCCGTGTGGGTGCGTTGCGGTTTACAAGGCAGGGCAAACGAACCTTACAGTGGGATGCACACCTGTTAACGGGGCATATTGACATTGCCCCCGATGCCCAATGTTTGTTTGAGACGAAGGCAAAGAAGTTTGAATTACCCGTGTTGGAGCATAGTTTGGTAGAGGATGCTTACGACGAAATGGAGTTGTTGGGGTTTTCGTTGTCAATGTCGGCGTTTGATTTGGTGGAATTACCACAAAAGGGACTTATTACTGCAAAAGAATTAATTGCCAATGCAGGGCGCATAGTGAGCATTGCAGGCAATTTTGTGGCTCCCAAACCCGTGCGTACCGTTCATGGGCAGGAAATGGCTTTTGCAGCGTTTTTGGATAAAGAAGGGGCGTTTTTTGATACGGTGCATTTTCCCGATAGCCTTAAATTCTATCCCATACACGGTAAAGGGGTGTATCAAATTATTGGCAAAGTGGTATTGGATTTTGGGTATCCCTGTATTGAGGTAAAGAGGCTTAAAAAGTTGCCTGCGGTGAAAGACCCAAGGTATTAGATTAATAACCCACGATTTAATATATTTGAGTATGAAAAAGCTAATTACACTATTATTCTTGCTTGTTTCATCTATAACATTTTCAGATTGTTCAAAGGATGATAATAACGCACCTCAATCCGATTGTCAGACTGACGCAAGCAAACGACGCGGGGCAAGGTGTAAGGACGGTACTGAGTCAATGGCAACAGGGTCAGGTGCTTGCTCAGGGCATGGGGGTGTTGATTATTGGCTGTGTAAATAGCTATTATGATTAAAGAGACGCGTTTACAACTGAAATCAGTCTATTCGCTTCTCAATCTCAGGATTATTCTCTTTTGACTTCACAATTTTACTATCCACTGGGTAAAACTCAAATTCAGAGGTGTCGGCAGGTTTCATTAGTTCTGCAATGAAATCCAAATCAGCTTTTGGGTCAAGCCAAACAGGTATGGTTTCGGGGTCAAGTAGAAGCGGTGAACGGTGGTGGCCTACTTCTTGCAATAAGGGTGTTGCTCCAGTAGTAAGAATTGAGAACGTGCGGATGGTTTCACCCGTGGATTTATCCGTCCAGTCCTCATAAATTCCACCTGCAAAAAATGGCTCGCTATCCTTACGGTGGATTAAAAATGGCTTATTATACTTTTCCTTTTCAGGGCCTTCAATGAAAAAGTCCATTGGGATAATGCAACGACGGCTTTTTGCAGCATTTCTAAAACTCGGCATCGTAAATATCCCCTTTGCTCCATTATACAAAGGGTCGTTAGAGGGGTTTTCCTTTCCCTCCACACGTGCATTGAACAAGTACATCTTTTTATCACTCCACACCGGACATAACCCAAAAATTGCCCATTGATAAGCTGCGGGTTTATCTGGCGTTAAAATGCCTGCAAATTTTCCTACCCATGTATTTAGGTTAAGCTGCATCCCTTCTTTGGGGGCAATATCAGTTTCAGGTAAAAACTCTTGTTTAACTTTTTTAAGAGGTAGCTTCTTTTGGCCAAAGGTTCCGCACATACTGCAAATTACTCTAATTTATCAAAAAATCTTTACTTTCCACCTCCAACGAAAAGTTACCTTTATTGCTTCTGTTAAAAGATTTATTTTGTGTTTTGTACGTTTTTCACCTTTCTATAATGAAAAAATTGTGACTTGTGATTTTTTTCTTGGCAACATTATTGCTAATATCAAATTAAGATGTGATAGCATTTATTGCCAATGACAAGTATTGAAAATAAAACTTGCGTTGGAAAACAAAAAGACTTAGCTTTGTGATATATTAATTGATGGAAGATTCACTGCTTTTTTAATATTCTATTGTAGCAAAAACATTTTATTAAGATTTTTTTTTATAAGATTTACGTTTTAAAAACATTTAATTTGTGGTCGTCATATTGCTATGACGACCTTTTTATTTTAATTACATTGGTATGATGGAACTTTTTACGCATGGCTATTTTGGAAAATTCGATGAGAGTTTGGAACATCTTGCAACAAAACTTGCTCTGACAGAAACATGGTCGTATTCAGACCCTGAAAAAGAAGAAAGAGAAGGGAATAAAGCAGCAAAATTTAAATTCCCAATCCTACGGAATTATTTGGAGCATACATTCCGTAAAATAAAATCTGAAAATAAAATTGTTATCTCAGACGATACAAACTTCTCATGCTTTAATACTGGTTTAGTAACACAAAATTTAGAAGAGATTTTCGCCTTTTTTGAGAAGAACAAAAATTCAAACTCAAGGGCACCTTATTTTTTTAAGGCATTTATCAAAAAGAGTGATAGAGATTTTCTAAATCATTTTTCTGCTAAATATCCTGAGACTGCGAACTATTTTGACCAACCCGAAGCTTTGTTATTTAATCCTCGAATTGAACTCATTCCTGACATTGACCATATCATTTCAGACAATAAGAATAGATTTCCAAGTCCTCTCAATAATGCCTCCGAAAGGGAGGTTCGAAAACATTTAGTTGGGGCACTTGATGACATCTCAAAAAGGGTTAAAATAAATTATAAGTTGGCAATTCCGCAATTCTATGACAACAAATTCCAATTGTTATTACCACTAAATTTAATGGACACAAGTCAAGCTGATTTAGCTCTTGTTGTTCAACGAATTAATCAAACGACTTATAATGCAAAAACGTGTTTAACAATCGGAATGGCATACAACAATGCAAGACTTATTGTTTGTCCTCACAGTGAATGGCTTAAGCCATAAGATGTTTAAGTAAAAAAGCCGCATCCCTGCGGCATTGTCACTAATATAAGGGGTTTATCCCACTAAACTTTTTTTGCTGACGTTATACTGCAACCCTGTTTCCCCGTATCGGTTTTTGGTACATTCGGCGTAGTTATTAATAAAACTATTGTCCACTTTGTGAACCATAATATTAATACCTGCATCGTAGAGGGGTTTAGTCCCCCCGCGTATTTTACCGCTGGTGGTACGTTGGAAAAGCACAATAAAAATGGTATCAGGAAAATCGTTCCTCAGCTTGTCAAATTCAGCACTGTCCACGTCGAGTTTTGTCCAACTATCTATAATTATTACATCAAACACTTTGGCCTTTTCCCTAACGTCCTTTAAAGAAGTTTCTTCACTAACGGAAAAGAGTTCGCGGCTGTGGGGTGTAAGCAGTTTTTCACGGTTTTTAATCACGATATTGGATTTCGACCCGATTTCCAACGCATAATAACCGATACTCATCCCCAAATCTGCAAACCCGTTTGCCAGTTGGAATGCGAATTGTGTTTTGCCTGCACCTTGGTCGCCCTCAAGGGTAATGGCCAGTTTATACCGTTCCAAATCTCCCAAAAACCTTCCCAAATCCCCTTTCAACCGAAAGGTGTCCTGTGCAGCCATAATATCATTAATGGGGGTAAACCCCGATATAGCATTTTTTCTTACGGGCGGACTATCCGTCGGACGTGTCCGCGGACTGTCCGCCCGAACTACTTTTTTCCGTTAAGCCCCGATAAATATTGTACTTGTAATCTTGGCTTGGCATTTTTCACCGCCGCTTTGCACTTTGTCAAAAGGTCGTCTGCAATGTTTATGTTTCTGATTACCGTTACATCACCCGCCAACCCTGCCAATGCTGATTTCATGCGCTGTGCAATGGTGGTAAGGAGGGATTTTTGAGAAGACACATTGGTATTGGTTTTGGCCGTCTCAATCCGTTTAAGAAAGCTGCGGATGGCACTTACCTTTTTGTCTTTGCCCTTCATAGCAACAAAGGATTTTATCAGTTGCAGTTCAAGACTGTATTTCTTAACGTTTACAAGGGCTTTGGGGGCTTTCTCTTTGATTACTTTGATTTTGGTTCTTACTTTGGCCTTTACCGCCTTTTTAGGCTTTTTGGATTTGGCGGCAACCTTATTGGTTTTACGGGGCGTTTTCTTTTTAGGCGGGGCGGGAGCTTTGCGTATAATACCCGGTGCTTTGCCTTTGGCCTGTTTCTTAACAGGGGTTTTGTCAATGCCTTTGTTTTCCTTCAGGTAGTTACTGACCCGTTCAATAGTGGCATCCACCATTTTCCTTACTTCGGGGTCGTTGTTGTAATATACCAGTGTTTTGCCCTCTTTGGTGGCATCCTTCACATATTCGTGGGCAGTACGCAGGTTTTCGGGCAATGCTGAAGGGTTGATACCCATTTTAAAATACGATTGTACGTTCATATTAAATAGCTAATAGTAGTTTAATTTTAAGTGCCCTTGCACGAAGTCGCAGGGCTTCCAACTCAGAGTAATCCAAATCGGGTTCGTTTTCAGGCTCATTGACCTGTTGCATCAGTTTTAAGGGTTTCACCTCGTCAGTGCCTTTGTCCGCTTCAATTTCACCTTTAATCAGGTCTAATTGGTGGGGAGCGATAAACACACTGGCCTTAAAGCGTTCCTGTAACAGGGTAAGCACTTCTTTTAGTTGGTTGGGTGAAAACTCGGCTGTCATATATTCAGCCTGCTTATCAAACCTGCCGTTGTCCATTAAACGGTTGAGGTCTTGGTCAAGGAAAACATTACCGCTTATTTTACGGGAGGCGTGAATTTGTAGCAGGTAGTTATAGTTCCGTTTTTTTATCAGGCTGACCCCCATATCAGTTTCCATGCCGCCGCTTGGGGGCAGGGATGCGACGATAGGCAGTGCTTTTAATACAGGGACTTTGATAATTTTTTCACTGCCCGTAAAGTCAGGGGCTTCCCATCCGTAAGGCATAATTTTGCCTTTGCGCACCTTTCCTTCGCGGGTGGTAAAGGTGATTAACCGTCCTTTGTTTAAAAGCCCTTTGCCCGAATTATTCTCAGAATAACTCTGTAACAGATTGCCTGTGGCAATGTAAGCGATGCCCCGCTCAAGGGTGGCCGACTTGATGGCTATTTGCCAATTTGTCTTCACATACTCCCAATCCCCTTGCTGGGTGTCGTTGCTCCGCCCCGCAATGGCTGCAATGTCGGTGTATTTACTTAAAGGGATATTGATGCGTTTACGACCGTTGGCAATGGCAAGCTGCAACACCATTTTACTGGGTAAAAAGAGTTTGGCTGCATTTTCATTCACGGCTATTCCCAACGAAACAGCCATACTGTTTCCCGATGCAGGGTCGTAGGGGTCAATAGGGTATTCGAGTAACCTTCCGATGTGAAAAAAACCGAGCATTTTAAGTACGGTCGCGGATTGGTTTTTTAATCCTCCTACCACGCTGGCAAGTTTCTGCTTGCGTGCTTCTTCCAATTGGCGATATTGGGTTTGGTAGTCCCCTTGGGACGTTAAGAGGGCTATTCTTGTATCGTACTCTTTGTTTATCTCATTGGTCAGCCGCTGGATTTCATTTTCCACCCATTGGCTGTACTTCTCTTTGAGTGTTGATTTGATTTCGAGGGGTGTTTTGCCGTTGGTGGCCTGCATATACAAGTTGTCAAGCTCTGTTACCGTATAAGGCTTTTTAAGGACGTTTACCTCGCATTTTTCAAGATAGGTATTATTGCCAAAGGCACTTTTACCGCCTTTGCCTACAATCATAATTTTGCGTTCAAGGGTAACGGCCTTTAAGTCCACGTACTCGACCTCAAGGTCGTATTCATCAATCTGTTTTAAGTAGTTGACCTCCTCGTTATAAGCGGCCAATACGTCTTTGTAAAAGGTTTCCTGCATTTGGGCGGACAATACCGCCACCCTGCCTGTTACCCTATGGGCAGCATCGTCGGATGAATAGCGTGCATCCGTTTCCATTTTAGCGAGCTTTAAGGGGTCGTCTAACAGGTCGTTGATATTGCGGTTGTCTTTGAGGTATTGCACCACCACGTTATCCCCGATACGGTTTAAAAAGTCATCGGTACTGAGCATGGCCGCACTCTGCCGTTGGTTGCTGGAGGTGTTGGCATCCAAACTTTTAAGTTTGTTTTGCAGCATCATCATTAAGCGTTTTTCGGCGGGGATGGCTGAAAAAATGTAATCGTAAATGGGGGGCAGGATTTGGCCTGTGCGGTTGATACGCCCACGCTTCTGTACTTCGGTGCTGATATTCAGCTCTGCCTGCAAAAGCAGCATCACCCGTTGCTTTACTCTTGAGGCGGGTACTTTCTTAGTCGGCAATGCGTGGGCACTTGCCCCTGTGGAGCCGCTTTGGTTGATTAACAGCACGTCCGCTTCATTGTCATTAAACCGTCGGAAAGCATCGTTGGTATTTTCGCGTTTGCGGGCGACCACCGTTCCGATATAACGGGTGGGGGCGGGTTTGGGTGCATTATTGTTGGCGGCTTTTCCCAAACCGTTTAATCCGTGATGCCCTTCGTTTTTTATTATTTGTTTAATTTCAACAGGTTCCCAATAAAAGTCAAGCTCTACGGTACTAATCCCCTTTTTGATGGACAAGAGTTCTTCAAGGGAAGTATAACCGTATTCAGCACTTTCCCAATCGCCGTTCAGGACGGCAAAACCGTACAACAGGTCGTCACCGTCAAAGCCATTAATGTACCAGTCGCTACCCCCGAAAAAGTAATGCAGGTAAGCCGTATCGTTGTTTTTTCTGTAATTGGAGCGGGCTTTGTCGGCTAATTCGTTTAATTCTGCCACCACCTCCGCTAATTCATCGTTGCCCATTATTGCCTTTTGCTGGTTTTGGGGCATCAGTTTTTTAAGGTTCGCATTCAGGTCGGAGGGTTGAAGGGCTTTACCATTCGATTTAGCGTTGTTCTCAAACTGTACTTCGGGCAATGCTTCGTTTGCTTTTGCGGGGGTGAGCAGCAATTCATACTTACGTCCGGTTACTTCGGCAACGCTGTACCCTGCCGCCTGTATTTTTTGTTTGATAAGGTCAATCGGACTGATAACAATCCCCGAAGTAATGGTGCGTATCCGTTCGGCTATCTTTTCATACTCCCGTTGGGCTTCAAAGGAAAACGTTGTAATGTCAAACTTCTTATAGTTTACCTTCCCTGTTTCGGTGCGTTCTGAATAGCGCAATATCCCGTCCAAACCTTTCATTAATACAGTGGCAAAGTCCGCATTGATGCGGCTGCCTTCTTTTATTCCCGAACCGTCCGCCTCTTGCATAGATTCTAAGAAGCTGCCCATTGTATTTGAAAAGGCAATCACGGGTTTTTTGCCTTCCTTTAAGCGCATAATGGCACGGTCGGCCACATCGCCCGCTTTGATGGAAAACAACATTTGGTTGACCACTTGGAATATTTTTGAAAAGTAGGGGGTATTGTCCACCCCTGCTCTGGCCGTGCCTTTGCGGGTCTCTATCTCTGTGCCTGTGTTGGAAAGGGCGGCTATCATATCCAACTTGTAAATTTCAGGCTGTATGTAGTTCAACTGAAAAGCAATGATAGCCCGCAAAATTTCGGTGATGTTATCGGCAATGGCTCTGTGTTCGTCGGCCTTGTCCTCAAGGGTGATGTAATTTACTTCAATACCTTCATAAGTGCGTTCCCTTCGTAGCATTTGCCCGTATTCCACCAATTGGGAGGATAGGATTTCCTGCAAGGCGATACCGCCTTTTTCTATCCCGTCCACCAATGCCTGTGTACTCATATTGGCTTCGCTGATAGCGGTTTTTAAGGCGTATATAGGCAGGTTATCGGGGCGTTTGGCAAAGGTGGCACTTAAAAACACCACCGATATAGTAGGGGCGATAATGTATTGCAGCATTATCCCTGTTTTACTTTCCCCGCTGGCGTTGTGGGCTTCGTCCATGATAAACACGTTATCGGGGGCTAAGGCACGGACAAATTGCTGTTTGGCGGAAAGTTTTAAATGGGCATTTGTCCCTGTATAGTTGATTTCCCCGCCGTTAAGCTGGCTGTAAGTGAGCATCACATAATCGTACTTGGGGGGCAGTTTGCCCGAAGCGATGATTTTGTTTTGTTCTTGCGCCAACGGCGGCTCATACACCACCTTGCCGTCTTCATCCTTTACCTGAGTTTTGCTTTCTTTGGTGTTAAGGATAAAGGGATTGAGCGATGCGCTGCCGATGGCGGAAAGGTCGCGGTACAAATCAGAGAATAAATTGGGCTTTTCGGTAATGAAAACGGGTTTTTTACCGTGCT comes from the Bacteroidota bacterium genome and includes:
- a CDS encoding DNA polymerase III subunit alpha, with protein sequence MYINCHSTYSLCYGTLPIKELVAHAAQFGIRVLALTDINCSTGVFEFVQQCNSCGITPIIGIEFRSNNTLLFVGLAKNKEGFRELNTFLTDHNLNKTPLPAQAPEFKHATVVYPTHNLPPEGTLLRDNEYVGIRPSELTKHQLKLQRGELKKAVVLQPVTYLNLTGRELHKRLRAIDNNVLLTMLNKEMGVAEDEYLIEPDRIVRRFSAYPEIILNTQRLMESCQFTTDFDTIKNKRLFTTSIYDDRQLLRKLAMDGVVQRYGKGNREAHKRALHELEVIENLGFEAYFLITWDIIRYSMSRGFFHVGRGSGANSIVAYCLRITDVDPIGLDLYFERFLNPKRTSPPDFDIDYSWKDRDDVHEYIFKRYGREHTALLGAISTFQRRGAIRELGKVYGLPKNDMDEMAANKRFDFNRDTVTQEIALYARMLNGFPNHRTIHAGGVLISEEPISYYTALDLPPKGLPTAQWDMYEAERIRMDKLDILSQRGLGHIKDATDLVQQNRGKKIDIHEVAPIMNDPNVKAQLKSGDSIGCFYIESPAMRGLLNKLHCDNYLTLVAASSIIRPGVASSGMMGEYIKRFHHPESVQYLHPVMEEQLKETYGVMVYQEDVIKVCHHFAGLDLADSDVLRRAMSGKYRSKIEFDKLVAKFFSNCREKGYSEELTKEVWRQIESFAGYSFSKAHSASYAVESFQSLYLKTYHPKEFYIAVINNFGGFYSTWVYVHEAIKAGVTVHLPCVNNSDWLTNLNGDDAYLGFIHLKGLEQGVAERIITDRFYNGLYRDFEDFATRTKAPLEQLLLLIRVGALRFTRQGKRTLQWDAHLLTGHIDIAPDAQCLFETKAKKFELPVLEHSLVEDAYDEMELLGFSLSMSAFDLVELPQKGLITAKELIANAGRIVSIAGNFVAPKPVRTVHGQEMAFAAFLDKEGAFFDTVHFPDSLKFYPIHGKGVYQIIGKVVLDFGYPCIEVKRLKKLPAVKDPRY
- a CDS encoding DUF3761 domain-containing protein codes for the protein MKKLITLLFLLVSSITFSDCSKDDNNAPQSDCQTDASKRRGARCKDGTESMATGSGACSGHGGVDYWLCK
- a CDS encoding SOS response-associated peptidase, which produces MCGTFGQKKLPLKKVKQEFLPETDIAPKEGMQLNLNTWVGKFAGILTPDKPAAYQWAIFGLCPVWSDKKMYLFNARVEGKENPSNDPLYNGAKGIFTMPSFRNAAKSRRCIIPMDFFIEGPEKEKYNKPFLIHRKDSEPFFAGGIYEDWTDKSTGETIRTFSILTTGATPLLQEVGHHRSPLLLDPETIPVWLDPKADLDFIAELMKPADTSEFEFYPVDSKIVKSKENNPEIEKRID
- a CDS encoding DUF3825 domain-containing protein, which codes for MMELFTHGYFGKFDESLEHLATKLALTETWSYSDPEKEEREGNKAAKFKFPILRNYLEHTFRKIKSENKIVISDDTNFSCFNTGLVTQNLEEIFAFFEKNKNSNSRAPYFFKAFIKKSDRDFLNHFSAKYPETANYFDQPEALLFNPRIELIPDIDHIISDNKNRFPSPLNNASEREVRKHLVGALDDISKRVKINYKLAIPQFYDNKFQLLLPLNLMDTSQADLALVVQRINQTTYNAKTCLTIGMAYNNARLIVCPHSEWLKP